In Callospermophilus lateralis isolate mCalLat2 chromosome 18, mCalLat2.hap1, whole genome shotgun sequence, one DNA window encodes the following:
- the Iglon5 gene encoding igLON family member 5 translates to MPPPAPGARLRLLAAAALAGLAVISRGLLSQSLEFSSPADNYTVCEGDNATLSCFIDEHVTRVAWLNRSNILYAGNDRWTSDPRVRLLINTPEEFSILITQVGLGDEGLYTCSFQTRHQPYTTQVYLIVHVPARIVNISSPVTVNEGGNVNLLCLAVGRPEPTVTWRQLRDGFTSEGEILEISDIQRGQAGEYECVTHNGVNSAPDSRRVLVTVNYPPTITDVTSARTALGRAALLRCEAMAVPPADFQWYKDDRLLSSGAAEGLKVQTERTRSMLLFANVSARHYGNYTCRAANRLGASSASMRLLRPGSLENSAPRPPGPLALLSALGWLWWRM, encoded by the exons ATGCCCCCCCCTGCGCCCGGGGCCCGGCTCCGGCTCCTCGCCGCCGCCGCCCTGGCCGGCCTGGCCGTCATCAGCCGAG GGCTGCTGTCCCAGAGCCTGGAGTTCAGCTCCCCTGCAGACAACTACACCGTGTGCGAAGGCGACAACGCCACCCTCAG CTGCTTCATTGATGAGCATGTGACCCGCGTGGCCTGGCTGAACCGCTCCAACATCCTGTACGCTGGCAATGACCGCTGGACCAGCGACCCGCGTGTGCGGCTGCTCATCAACACGCCTGAAGAGTTCTCCATCCTCATCACCCAGGTGGGGCTCGGGGACGAGGGCCTGTacacctgctccttccagacccgcCACCAGCCGTACACCACTCAGGTCTACCTCATCGTCCACG TCCCTGCCCGCATTGTGAACATCTCCTCCCCTGTGACGGTAAACGAGGGAGGCAACGTAAATCTGCTTTGCCTGGCTGTAGGGCGGCCAGAGCCCACGGTCACCTGGAGGCAGCTCCGAG ACGGCTTCACTTCCGAGGGTGAGATCTTGGAGATTTCTGACATCCAGCGGGGCCAGGCCGGGGAATACGAGTGCGTGACTCACAACGGGGTTAACTCGGCGCCCGACAGCCGCCGCGTGCTGGTCACAGTCAACT ATCCCCCGACCATTACAGACGTGACCAGCGCACGCACCGCCCTGGGCCGGGCAGCCCTTCTGCGCTGCGAAGCCATGGCCGTGCCGCCTGCGGACTTCCAGTGGTACAAGGACGACAGACT GCTGAGCAGTGGCGCGGCCGAGGGCCTGAAGGTGCAGACGGAGCGCACCCGCTCGATGCTTCTCTTCGCCAACGTGAGCGCCCGGCATTACGGCAACTACACGTGCCGCGCCGCCAACCGGCTGGGAGCGTCCAGCGCCTCCATGAGGCTCCTGC GCCCAGGATCCCTGGAGAACTCAGCCCCGAGGCCCCCGGGGCCGCTGGCCCTGCTCTCCGCCCTGGGCTGGCTGTGGTGGAGGATGTAG